One Ammoniphilus sp. CFH 90114 genomic region harbors:
- a CDS encoding AzlD domain-containing protein produces MSSEFFWMILGMGLVTYLTRAPFLLFGARSGLSPRIHRALSYAPLGVFASLAIPPLLIPESGQTWDPAYLFGAAGAAFMGWKTRQPFWAMVGGVVVVAGWRLL; encoded by the coding sequence ATGAGTAGCGAATTTTTCTGGATGATACTAGGAATGGGGTTAGTCACTTACCTCACTCGCGCCCCTTTTTTACTCTTCGGAGCTCGCTCTGGCCTTTCGCCCCGCATCCATCGCGCTCTATCCTATGCTCCATTGGGAGTGTTTGCTTCGCTTGCCATTCCCCCTTTGTTAATCCCTGAGTCAGGTCAAACGTGGGATCCGGCTTATCTTTTTGGAGCAGCAGGTGCTGCCTTCATGGGTTGGAAGACCCGTCAGCCTTTCTGGGCGATGGTTGGGGGAGTGGTTGTAGTAGCGGGTTGGAGGTTGTTATAA